Proteins encoded within one genomic window of Erinaceus europaeus chromosome 13, mEriEur2.1, whole genome shotgun sequence:
- the DMRTB1 gene encoding doublesex- and mab-3-related transcription factor B1, giving the protein MQRTCNMGFLARTPARLLCYKCIQCPQPQGLVGLCSSRLTRSAVLRGGGCPAEADAGKLADKMLRTPKCSRCRNHGFLVPVKGHSGKCRWKQCTCEKCYLITERQKIMAAQKVLKKQGSDEEQDRALRAPVPELVSEAMAAAPGSSLCPPPPVAASGSLVLGSEGSGLGPERPPRGPSPGPSAFQPVAMGQGPSHVGPTEQAAAAVPAPVGAGPHLGAEAAGRSFSGRQELRRPLRPVPTLPFADFGLPMSINSDCMMASEYLERDPSKLYTSMRSYRPFPMGYQDASPGSGIPLQRGFRHVSYSHYHGSSLVSEPVGDFQPSYYPPPPPPPAPVQPQFLPPGFLSALHFLPPPPPPPPPSSFSLTIVSDTDKENTDDPDAEVPGEPNQPEASQLEPGELEPSKVEPEEPEPSKVEPEEPEPSQPSSQESD; this is encoded by the exons atgcaAAGAACTTGCAACATGGGGTTCTTGGCACGCACGCCCGCCCGCCTGCTTTGTTACAAGTGTATCCAATGTCCCCAGCCACAGGGGCTTGTGGGTCTTTGCTCGTCTCGGCTCACTCGCTCTGCAGTGCTCAGAGGAGGTGGTTGTCCTGCCGAAGCAGACGCTGGCAAGCTGGCCGACAAGATGCTGCGCACCCCCAAATGCTCTCGCTGCCGCAACCATGGCTTCCTGGTGCCCGTCAAGGGCCACTCGGGCAAATGCCGCTGGAAGCAGTGCACCTGCGAGAAATGCTACCTAATCACCGAACGCCAGAAGATCATGGCCGCGCAGAAGGTGCTCAAGAAGCAGGGCTCCGACGAGGAGCAGGACCGGGCCCTGCGCGCCCCGGTGCCCGAGCTGGTCTCCGAGGCCATGGCGGCTGCCCCGGGCTCAAGCCTCTGCCCACCGCCTCCGGTGGCCGCTTCGGGAAGCCTGGTCCTGGGCTCTGAGGGCAGCGGCCTCGGCCCCGAGCGGCCTCCGCGTGGCCCGAGCCCGGGTCCGAGCGCCTTCCAGCCGGTGGCGATGGGCCAGGGGCCTAGCCACGTGGGGCCCACCGAACAAGCCGCGGCGGCTGTGCCTGCTCCTGTGGGAGCAGGACCCCACCTCGGGGCTGAGGCCGCAGGCAGATCGTTCTCCGGCCGCCAGGAGCTGCGCAGGCCTCTGCGTCCTGTGCCCACCTTGCCCTTCGCCGACTTCG GGCTTCCAATGAGCATCAACTCGGATTGCATGATGGCATCTGAATACCTGGAGAGAGATCCTTCCAAACTGTACACCAGCATGCGCTCATATCGCCCTTTCCCAATGGGCTACCAGGATGCTTCCCCAGGCTCAGGGATCCCCCTGCAACGGGGCTTCCGGCATGTGTCCTATAGCCACTACCATGGAAGTAGCTTG GTGTCAGAGCCAGTTGGAGACTTCCAGCCAAGCTACTACCCACCACCGCCGCCTCCACCAGCACCGGTGCAGCCCCAGTTCCTCCCTCCGGGATTTCTTTCAGCACTCCACTTCCTGCCGccgccccctcctccacccccaccgtCATCTTTCTCACTGACCATCGTGTCTGATACTGACAAGGAGAACACTG ATGACCCAGATGCGGAGGTGCCTGGTGAGCCCAACCAGCCGGAGGCCAGTCAGCTGGAGCCTGGTGAGCTGGAGCCCAGCAAGGTGGAGCCCGAAGAGCCAGAGCCCAGCAAGGTGGAGCCTGAAGAGCCGGAGCCCAGCCAGCCATCATCTCAGGAGTCCGATTAG